In a single window of the Zea mays cultivar B73 chromosome 5, Zm-B73-REFERENCE-NAM-5.0, whole genome shotgun sequence genome:
- the LOC100277341 gene encoding uncharacterized protein LOC100277341 encodes MAGRSSLSMVASHRLFTPVNPVGGADHGVELDEADVIWGGGGGYPASSSPSSSPFLSSAVDPYARSPPVAAPSKQKPRGVGAGAPGPASVPVNIPDWSKILGAEYAGSGWAAHDDRADDDAAAFGGAGGRRWVPPHEVLQGRERAAASFSVREGAGRTLKGRDLRRVRNAIWEKTGFQD; translated from the coding sequence ATGGCCGGCCGGAGCAGCCTCTCCATGGTCGCGTCGCACCGGCTGTTCACGCCGGTCAACCCTGTGGGCGGCGCCGACCACGGCGTGGAGCTCGACGAGGCCGACGTCAtctggggcggcggcggcggatacCCGGCGTCGTCCtcaccgtcgtcgtcgccgttcCTGTCCTCCGCGGTCGACCCGTACGCGCGGTCGCCGCCGGTTGCCGCGCCGTCCAAGCAGAAGCCGCGTGGCGTGGGGGCCGGCGCTCCGGGGCCGGCGTCGGTGCCCGTCAACATCCCGGACTGGTCCAAGATCCTGGGCGCCGAGTACGCCGGGAGCGGGTGGGCGGCGCACGACGACCGCGCGGACGACGACGCGGCGGCCTTCGGCGGCGCCGGGGGCCGGCGCTGGGTGCCGCCCCACGAGGTGCTGCAGGGGCGGGAGCGCGCGGCGGCGTCCTTCTCCGTGCGCGAGGGCGCCGGGCGCACGCTCAAGGGCCGCGACCTCCGCCGCGTCCGCAACGCCATCTGGGAGAAGACCGGCTTCCAGGACTGA